One genomic segment of Vibrio quintilis includes these proteins:
- a CDS encoding YbaB/EbfC family nucleoid-associated protein: MFGGKGGMGNLMKQAQQMQERMQKLQEEIATMEITGEAGAGLVKVTITGSHSVRRVEIDDSLMEDDKEMLEDLIAAAFNDAARRVEETQQEKMSALTGGMQLPPGMKMPF; encoded by the coding sequence ATGTTTGGTGGTAAAGGTGGAATGGGCAATCTGATGAAGCAGGCCCAGCAGATGCAAGAGCGGATGCAAAAGCTTCAGGAAGAAATTGCGACAATGGAAATCACGGGTGAAGCAGGTGCTGGTCTGGTGAAAGTGACCATCACAGGCAGCCATAGTGTGCGTCGTGTGGAAATCGACGACAGCCTGATGGAAGACGACAAAGAGATGCTTGAAGATCTGATTGCGGCTGCATTCAATGATGCGGCACGCCGGGTTGAAGAAACACAGCAGGAAAAAATGTCTGCGCTGACTGGTGGCATGCAGTTACCACCAGGCATGAAAATGCCATTTTAA
- the recR gene encoding recombination mediator RecR, with protein MRTSPLLEQLIETLRCLPGVGPKSAQRMAFHLLQRDRQGGLKLADALNQAMTEIGHCQECRTFTEDDVCHICKNPKRRENGQLCVVESPADIAAVEATGMFSGRYFVLMGHLSPLDGIGPGDIGLDIFDYRLQQGDIKEVILATNPTVEGEATAHYIADLCQAHQVTASRIAHGVPVGGELELVDGTTLSHSLLGRQRITS; from the coding sequence ATGCGAACCAGTCCGTTACTTGAACAGCTGATTGAAACGTTACGTTGTCTGCCGGGGGTGGGTCCGAAGTCTGCTCAGCGGATGGCATTTCATCTGTTGCAGCGGGATAGGCAGGGTGGCCTGAAACTGGCAGATGCCCTCAACCAGGCGATGACTGAAATTGGTCATTGTCAGGAGTGCCGGACCTTTACCGAAGATGATGTCTGCCATATCTGTAAAAACCCCAAGCGTCGTGAAAATGGCCAGCTGTGTGTGGTGGAAAGCCCCGCCGATATTGCCGCTGTGGAAGCAACCGGGATGTTCTCCGGCCGTTATTTTGTGCTGATGGGACACTTATCCCCGCTCGATGGTATCGGTCCCGGAGATATTGGCCTGGACATTTTTGACTATCGGCTGCAGCAGGGCGATATCAAAGAGGTGATTCTGGCAACCAACCCGACCGTTGAAGGGGAAGCGACCGCGCATTATATTGCCGATTTATGTCAGGCACATCAGGTCACTGCAAGCCGGATCGCTCATGGTGTTCCGGTGGGTGGAGAACTGGAACTGGTCGACGGAACCACATTATCTCACTCGTTGCTGGGACGTCAGCGCATCACTTCCTGA